A genomic stretch from Campylobacter lari subsp. concheus includes:
- a CDS encoding manganese efflux pump MntP family protein yields MNILSLIVLSFALAADAFAVSLCKGFSVKKLKLRHYLMVGLYFGGFQALMPAIGYILGSSFGSFVEKIDHWIAFILLSIIGGKMIQESFKKDSCKENSNLFDFKTMIALAIATSIDALAVGVSFAFLKVDLFIALLCIGAITFIMCILALKIGSKFGTYLKSKAEFLGGTILILLAVKILFEHLS; encoded by the coding sequence ATGAATATTTTAAGCTTAATTGTTTTGTCTTTTGCTTTGGCAGCAGATGCTTTTGCGGTTTCACTATGCAAAGGCTTTAGTGTTAAAAAATTGAAATTAAGACATTATTTAATGGTTGGATTATATTTTGGTGGTTTTCAAGCTTTAATGCCGGCTATTGGATATATTTTAGGTTCTTCTTTTGGTTCTTTTGTAGAAAAAATTGATCATTGGATTGCTTTTATTCTTCTTAGTATTATAGGTGGTAAAATGATACAGGAATCTTTCAAAAAGGATAGTTGTAAAGAAAATTCAAATTTATTTGACTTCAAAACCATGATAGCTCTTGCTATTGCTACTAGTATCGATGCGCTTGCTGTTGGGGTAAGTTTTGCCTTTTTAAAAGTGGATTTATTTATAGCATTGTTATGTATAGGTGCAATCACTTTCATAATGTGCATTCTAGCTTTAAAAATCGGTAGCAAATTCGGCACCTATCTCAAAAGTAAAGCCGAATTTCTAGGTGGTACGATTTTAATTTTACTAGCGGTTAAAATTTTATTTGAACATTTATCTTAG
- a CDS encoding anaerobic ribonucleoside triphosphate reductase: MKIKFIIKRDKSQVAFDIFKIKNAIFKANINSIDEKLNNDFLDKLCDEVVALLDKKHIQVEQIQDKVEEVLIKNALVNTAKSYILYRQKRTQIRNGSYDLLSLYDDLTFKDSKEADLKRENANINSDSAMGMMLKYGSEGAKYYVDECVLPKHIANAHKNGDIHIHDKDFYMLTQTCCQIDLLKLFENGFSTGHGSLREPNDIRSYASLACIALQANQNEMHGGQSIPNFDFAMAKGVAKTFQKEYKKATNAFFEIKLEQSLDEQCFKNANFQAFSEKECFKELLRLDLNGDENFLKQVNAYAYKRALKQTQDATFQAMEALIHNLNTMNSRAGAQVPFSTLNYGTDTSFEGQMVIENLLKVTMRGLGNGETPIFPVQIFKVKEGINYNEIDPNYKLFKLAIECASKRLFPNFSFLDASFNAKYYKKGDYNSEVAYMGCRTRVMANVYDENKEITSGRGNLSFTSINLVRLAIEAKGNLELFYSLLKEKLELVYEQLLHRYKIQSLKKVKNFPFLMGEGIWIDSDTLKENDSVEKIIAHGTLAIGYIGLCESLIALIGSHHGQSQEARDLGLQIVRFMREFVDEKARVNKLNFSLIATPAEGLSGRFLKLDQKKYGILKGITDKDFYTNSFHIPVDFPISIYEKIQIEAPYHELNNGGHITYVELNGDVSKNLESFERIIKCMKESNIGYGSINFPLDRDPVCGYSGVIDEFCPKCHRKEDDIKFERIRRITGYLVGTLDRFNDAKKAEVHARIKHDFS, from the coding sequence ATGAAAATAAAATTTATTATAAAAAGAGATAAAAGCCAAGTTGCATTTGATATTTTTAAAATCAAAAATGCTATTTTCAAAGCTAATATAAATTCCATAGATGAAAAATTAAATAATGATTTTTTAGATAAGCTTTGCGATGAGGTTGTAGCTTTATTGGATAAAAAACACATACAAGTAGAACAAATTCAAGATAAAGTTGAAGAAGTTTTAATCAAAAACGCCTTAGTCAATACCGCAAAATCTTATATTTTATACCGTCAAAAAAGAACACAAATTCGCAATGGTAGCTATGATTTGCTAAGTTTATATGATGATTTAACTTTTAAAGATTCTAAAGAAGCTGATTTAAAAAGAGAAAATGCAAATATTAATTCAGATAGCGCTATGGGTATGATGTTAAAATATGGCTCAGAGGGTGCAAAATACTATGTAGATGAGTGTGTTTTGCCAAAACATATCGCAAATGCACACAAAAATGGTGATATACACATACACGATAAAGACTTTTATATGCTAACACAAACTTGCTGTCAAATAGACCTATTAAAGCTTTTTGAAAATGGTTTTAGTACAGGACATGGGAGCTTGCGTGAGCCAAATGATATCAGATCTTATGCTTCTTTAGCTTGTATTGCCTTGCAGGCCAATCAAAACGAAATGCATGGAGGTCAGTCTATACCCAATTTTGATTTTGCTATGGCAAAAGGTGTGGCAAAGACTTTTCAAAAAGAATATAAAAAGGCTACAAATGCTTTTTTTGAAATAAAACTAGAACAAAGTTTAGATGAGCAATGCTTTAAAAATGCTAATTTTCAAGCTTTTAGTGAAAAAGAATGCTTCAAAGAGCTTTTAAGGCTTGATTTAAATGGCGATGAGAATTTTTTAAAACAAGTAAATGCTTATGCTTATAAAAGAGCATTAAAGCAAACCCAAGATGCAACTTTTCAAGCTATGGAAGCTTTAATACATAATCTTAACACCATGAACTCAAGAGCAGGAGCCCAAGTGCCTTTTAGCACGCTAAATTATGGCACTGATACATCTTTTGAAGGGCAAATGGTGATAGAAAATTTACTAAAAGTTACGATGAGAGGTTTGGGAAATGGCGAAACGCCAATTTTTCCTGTGCAAATTTTTAAAGTAAAAGAAGGTATTAATTATAATGAAATAGATCCAAACTATAAGCTTTTTAAGCTTGCCATAGAATGTGCTTCTAAAAGACTTTTTCCAAATTTTAGCTTTTTAGATGCAAGCTTTAATGCAAAATACTATAAAAAGGGCGATTATAATAGTGAAGTAGCTTATATGGGTTGTAGAACTAGGGTTATGGCAAATGTTTATGATGAGAACAAAGAAATCACAAGTGGTAGGGGAAATTTAAGCTTTACAAGTATAAACCTTGTACGTTTAGCCATAGAAGCCAAAGGAAATTTAGAGCTTTTTTACTCGCTTTTAAAAGAAAAATTAGAACTCGTGTATGAGCAATTACTTCATAGATATAAAATTCAAAGTCTAAAAAAGGTTAAAAATTTCCCATTTTTAATGGGCGAGGGAATTTGGATAGATTCAGATACTTTAAAAGAAAATGATAGTGTAGAAAAAATCATAGCACATGGGACTTTAGCTATAGGTTATATAGGACTTTGCGAGAGTTTAATAGCTTTGATAGGTTCTCATCATGGACAAAGCCAAGAAGCAAGGGATCTTGGCTTACAAATCGTGCGTTTTATGCGTGAATTTGTCGATGAAAAAGCACGCGTAAATAAGCTTAATTTTTCACTCATAGCTACCCCGGCTGAAGGCTTAAGTGGGAGATTTTTAAAGCTAGATCAAAAAAAATACGGCATTTTAAAAGGCATAACCGATAAAGATTTTTATACTAATTCTTTTCATATTCCTGTAGATTTTCCCATTAGTATATATGAAAAAATTCAAATAGAAGCCCCATATCATGAGCTAAATAATGGCGGACATATTACTTATGTAGAATTAAATGGTGATGTGAGTAAAAATTTAGAAAGTTTTGAACGCATTATAAAATGTATGAAAGAAAGCAATATAGGCTATGGTTCGATTAATTTTCCATTAGATAGGGATCCAGTGTGTGGTTATAGTGGTGTGATAGATGAGTTTTGTCCAAAATGTCATAGAAAAGAAGATGATATTAAATTCGAACGCATAAGAAGAATCACGGGCTATTTAGTAGGAACGCTTGATCGCTTTAATGATGCCAAAAAAGCTGAAGTTCATGCAAGAATTAAACACGATTTTTCTTAG
- a CDS encoding BspA family leucine-rich repeat surface protein → MYKAKNKNELMNLVHNERISLRDIDVSLIEDFSFVFYRSTRKDFLGIERWDVSKAKDMSYMFYCCESFNADLSRWDVSNVENMASMFFNCKNFNKDLSRWNTQNLKDMSYMFFNCVKFNHSLLHWKTSNVIRIAHCFENYHAYEYNVASWDVQNVITMAYFFHNCKNFHHELDEWNI, encoded by the coding sequence ATGTATAAAGCTAAAAACAAAAATGAGTTAATGAATTTGGTGCATAATGAAAGAATTTCTCTAAGAGATATTGATGTTTCTTTGATAGAAGATTTTTCATTCGTTTTTTATCGTTCTACTAGAAAAGATTTCTTGGGTATTGAGCGTTGGGATGTATCTAAAGCTAAAGATATGTCTTATATGTTTTATTGTTGTGAAAGTTTTAATGCAGACTTATCACGCTGGGATGTTTCAAATGTCGAAAATATGGCAAGTATGTTTTTTAACTGCAAAAATTTCAACAAAGACTTATCAAGATGGAATACACAAAATTTAAAAGATATGTCTTATATGTTTTTTAATTGTGTTAAATTTAATCATTCTTTATTGCACTGGAAAACCTCTAATGTAATTAGAATAGCACATTGTTTTGAAAACTACCATGCGTATGAGTATAATGTGGCAAGCTGGGATGTACAAAATGTAATTACTATGGCCTATTTTTTCCATAATTGTAAAAATTTTCACCATGAGCTAGATGAGTGGAATATATAA